The Sesamum indicum cultivar Zhongzhi No. 13 linkage group LG6, S_indicum_v1.0, whole genome shotgun sequence genome has a segment encoding these proteins:
- the LOC110012095 gene encoding uncharacterized protein LOC110012095: MEHGPSLLCLMERTQFVCRWIYKTKLKPDGTLERCKARLVAKGYSQIEGEEYSDCFAPVAMAVTVRAFLAIAAGKGWSLQHFDVNNAFLHGRLDEDIYMEAPEAYQIPEGKVCKLNKSLYGLKQASREWNEEFSHKMTEYGFRQSAHDYCLFTEGEGSHFIAMLVYVDDILVTATNDKLITEVKEYLNDLFSIKDLGAARYFLGLEIARSDQGIIVNPNKYTLEIVRDVGLEKGKPTSSPLPAGCKFTSEAGAALDNPSKFRRLIGRLLYLGFTRPEICHATQQLSQYVQHPCQQHWDAAIHLVRYLKGTPSTGLFFPSNTNFQLEVFCDVDWGTCQTTRKSLTGYCVFLGATPI, encoded by the coding sequence ATGGAACATGGACCATCACTACTTTGCCTCATGGAAAGAACACAGTTTGTTTGCAGGTGGATATACAAGACTAAGCTCAAGCCTGATGGAACATTGGAGAGATGTAAAGCAAGACTCGTTGCCAAAGGCTATAGCCAAATAGAGGGAGAAGAATACAGTGATTGCTTTGCCCCTGTGGCAATGGCAGTTACTGTAAGAGCATTCTTAGCTATAGCTGCTGGTAAGGGTTGGTCTTTACAACACTTTGACGTGAATAACGCCTTTTTACATGGGAGATTAGATGAAGACATATATATGGAGGCACCAGAAGCTTACCAAATCCCAGAAGGAAAGGTATGCAAATTGAACAAATCATTATATGGGTTGAAGCAGGCGTCCAGAGAATGGAATGAGGAATTCTCTCACAAAATGACCGAATATGGTTTTAGGCAATCAGCCCATGACTATTGTCTTTTCACTGAAGGTGAAGGTTCGCATTTCATAGCCATGTTAGTATATGTAGATGACATTCTTGTCACTGCAACCAATGATAAGCTGATCACTGAAGTTAAAGAGTACTTAAATGACTTGTTCAGTATAAAGGATTTAGGTGCAGCAAGGTATTTTTTAGGGCTTGAAATAGCTCGTTCAGACCAAGGAATTATAGTCAATCCAAATAAGTACACTCTTGAAATTGTAAGAGATGTGGGATTGGAGAAGGGAAAGCCCACCAGTTCACCATTACCTGCAGGATGCAAATTTACATCAGAGGCAGGAGCTGCATTGGATAATCCTTCAAAGTTTAGAAGGTTGATTGGTAGGTTACTGTATTTAGGCTTCACAAGGCCTGAAATTTGTCACGCCACACAGCAACTTAGCCAATATGTACAACATCCTTGCCAGCAGCATTGGGATGCTGCAATACACTTAGTAAGATACTTGAAGGGAACTCCTTCGACAGGTTTGTTCTTCCCCTCTAATACTAATTTTCAACTCGAAGTCTTTTGTGATGTAGATTGGGGGACATGTCAAACTACTAGGAAGTCGTTAACAGGCTATTGTGTATTTCTAGGGGCTACTCCAATATAA